From the Pomacea canaliculata isolate SZHN2017 linkage group LG14, ASM307304v1, whole genome shotgun sequence genome, one window contains:
- the LOC112555930 gene encoding mucin-5AC-like, with protein MDGFPRYELFGSKVARKFDYGIQDQKYGDPSQEKSKSTKDDFWDGGGSSLYDDLHTVHLREKPDWLVTMSLPDIDELFGFYFRRSYDDYRTTGLAKRDLALQEVSGCDSSECSLKRDSDRRRKTLACLVLGIGALGILAGIIAVIFIMIISRPPDPITGGYVNITNPSHERNYTIPRPSHDSELYSLTQLSALGTNTGHSGVTSTATLMFPQQFPTKVLVTNNYPNLGSHTATSAFTSTALLGRMDPLLWTSPPSSLTKTTSSFSETRIPEFLSTLQTSWLSLETGFATTTLVTPKIGNTVDTLLPPGISNTIITSVAPSEGNANTTLATTTATTTGYALNISSIVKAIILYPEDNTIITSAKLVSENTAITSTTTPTANTVRTSMPLATDNKHISSVMANTIFTSPSLTTGNIMVMSGSKATKNTNIISMSQVTENTLMSSMQKVTENTVPISVPRTAVNTIVTLATPLSGDGSVTSSRLPTGNGIGTSTPSTTPKTTATSAAQTSLVTSTSVGGNSFGFSPLTTVVPSNTPAYTTPTPARTATPATVTLPVTLLSSDPSISGGIFSNSGYPGGMSSNSNLFGKISPISTAVHTGLPAAATVTSSVSVTWSTVVDGFSGKSDVVRTLSGVTSSSITTGTATQRPDTSTVAAKTTTATSGSPSLSSQMTTTPSIVTTATTGTVTPPTSPPVTLPSAASATAMLTTGLQQTTTRTDLFTPTPMLFTAGVKIVSLAPSTPGIAATPVVTTVLPSTAVSSVVTVVSKDRVTPAATATSTITITAPTVAPTTKAAGATSTFMTTPAPIFQSTAISATATTTTTTAVLPTSQTSKSVTTSVPFISSTAVRATSSMSSVTPSRPASTAGSLATTVLSSSSSLGLHTTVSASLLPSTTSETMKVSDPATRLLTTTTSTPRLVPVSTNIITTSTATTNGIRQTMTLTTSHTSIAASTTTTIASTTTTTTPTTITAPTISPSRTTPPSTSNPTMFPSLLSTMPTLTTSLALTSTAASTTKLTVPTVVSRTSSSVSTTFTTAVVVTTRISSSPPTTSLTPSPSSVFLKTTSVTTPASSLLTSTTTLMTTSTTTPPKSEILFMDSVLELYKPGKLSCTHIGNDWSFVVLLRNDTDTIAGYQNVFGCTQMVGCNTFLANMDLEDTQVGFNNTFTLIFNNVSCSDQRLYTCQEVIVGLTASAFVKVEVPKSLQRLDISVPQTISSATPTTVSCSARVEAESGSVFWEIADPGSSTFVHIVLSGASRTEAVFDECLRDVTLRARHTFSASQNGAKLRCRTIFPESLSPEVVLNIV; from the exons ATGGATGGATTCCCGAGATACGAACTGTTTGGATCAAAAGTAGCGAGAAAGTTTGACTATGGTATACAAGACCAAAAGTATGGTGATCCATCGCAAGAAAAATCGAAATCGACGAAGGATGACTTCTGGGATGGCGGAGGTTCTTCCCTGTATGACGACCTGCACACAGTCCATCTTCGAGAAAAGCCGGACTGGCTGGTGACCATGAGCCTCCCGGACATCGACGAGTTGTTTGGATTTTACTTTCGAAGA TCTTACGATGACTACAGGACTACTGGACTCGCAAAGAGAGACCTCGCCCTCCAGGAAGTGAGTGGTTGTGACAGTTCAGAGTGTTCACTTAAGAGAGATTCTGACAGGCGGCGGAAAACGCTGGCCTGTCTGGTGCTTGGGATCGGAGCTCTAGGAATCCTGGCCGGGATCATCGCTGTCATTTTCATCATGATCATCAGCCGACCCCCTGACCCAA tCACCGGAGGCTACGTGAACATAACAAACCCGTCACACGAAAGAAACTACACGATACCCAGACCATCACATGACAGTGAGCTTTACTCACTCACCCAGCTTTCAGCTCTGGGTACAAATACAGGACACAGTGGTGTCACCAGCACCGCCACCCTCATGTTTCCACAACAATTTCCCACAAAAGTTTTAGTCACAAACAACTATCCCAATCTCGGATCTCACACAGCGACCTCTGCATTCACAAGCACTGCTTTGCTAGGTAGGATGGACCCGTTACTATggacatcaccaccatcatctcTTACCAAAACAACCTCAAGTTTCTCTGAAACTAGAATCCCAGAGTTTTTGTCCACACTACAAACTTCGTGGTTATCACTTGAGACAGGGTTTGCAACGACTACATTGGTAACCCCGAAAATAGGAAACACAGTTGATACATTGTTACCTCCGGGAATAAGTAATACAATTATTACTTCGGTAGCACCATCTGAAGGAAATGCAAATACCAcattagcaacaacaacagcaactacaACAGGATATGCATTAAACATTTCATCAATAGTAAAAGCAATAATATTATATCCAGAAGATAATACAATTATAACATCTGCAAAACTAGTGTCGGAAAATACAGCCATCACATCGACAACAACTCCTACAGCAAACACAGTGAGGACATCAATGCCACTAGCGacagacaacaaacacatttcttcgGTGATGGcaaatacaatatttacatcGCCATCACTGACAACAGGAAATATTATGGTAATGTCCGGTTCAAAggcaacaaaaaacacaaatattatttcaatgtCACAAGTAACAGAAAATACACTTATGTCATCGATGCAAAAGGTAACAGAAAATACAGTCCCCATATCGGTACCAAGAACAGCTGTCAATACAATCGTTACCTTGGCAACACCATTATCAGGAGATGGtagcgtgacgtcatcacgaCTGCCAACAGGAAATGGAATAGGTAcatcaacaccatcaacaacaccaaaaacaaCCGCTACATCTGCAGCACAAACGTCTCTCGTCACATCAACCTCAGTTGGCGGAAATTCGTTTGGGTTTTCTCCCCTGACGACTGTTGTTCCTAGCAACACACCAGCCTACACCACGCCGACACCAGCTCGGACTGCGACACCAGCAACTGTAACACTACCCGTAACATTGTTGTCTTCTGATCCGAGTATCTCTGGAGGAATATTCTCTAATTCAGGTTATCCTGGAGGGATGTCTTCTAATTCGAACTTATTTGGAAAAATCTCTCCCATCTCTACTGCAGTACACACAGGGTTACCTGCCGCTGctacagtgacgtcatcagtgtCTGTTACCTGGAGTACGGTAGTAGATGGCTTCTCAGGTAAGAGTGATGTGGTGCGAACCTTGTCTGGTGTGACAAGCAGCTCCATCACGACGGGCACCGCGACCCAGAGACCAGACACCTCAACGGTGGCCGCAAAGACGACAACTGCTACTTCAGGCTCGCCGAGCCTGTCCTCCCAAATGACGACGACACCATCCATCGTCACTACTGCGACTACAGGGACTGTAACGCCACCTACGTCACCACCCGTAACACTGCCGTCCGCGGCTTCGGCTACAGCAATGTTGACTACAGgattacaacaaacaacaacaaggaCAGACTTGTTTACTCCTACGCCAATGCTTTTTACGGCAGGTGTGAAAATAGTGTCACTGGCTCCTAGTACACCTGGAATTGCTGCTACACCTGTTGTTACAACCGTTTTACCTAGCACTGCTGTTTCATCTGTCGTCACAGTTGTATCTAAAGATAGGGTTACACCTGCCGCTACAGCAACATCTACCATAACAATTACTGCCCCCACCGTTGCCCCGACGACAAAAGCAGCAGGTGCAACATCCACTTTCATGACGACACCAGCTCCGATATTTCAATCTACAGCAATATCTGCTACAGCCACAACTACCACGACAACAGCTGTACTACCTACATCGCAGACGTCGAAGTCTGTGACAACATCAGTACCTTTCATCAGCTCTACTGCAGTAAGAGCGACGTCTTCAATGTCCTCGGTCACACCATCAAGACCTGCTTCTACAGCTGGGAGCCTGGCAACCACTGTCCTCTCGTCGTCATCCAGCCTCGGTCTTCACACAACTGTTTCTGCCTCTTTGTTGCCATCGACGACTTCAGAGACGATGAAAGTCAGTGACCCTGCTACACGTTTGCTAACCACAACTACTTCAACACCTCGGTTAGTTCCTGTTagtacaaacatcatcaccactTCCACAGCTACAACTAATGGAATACGACAAACAATGACGCTGACCACATCACATACATCCATCGCTGCTTCGACTACCACCACTATcgcttccaccaccaccaccaccactcctaCAACTATTACAGCTCCGACTATTTCTCCAAGTCGTACAACTCCTCCAAGTACATCAAATCCTACGATGTTTCCTTCCCTGTTATCAACAATGCCGACTTTGACTACAAGTTTAGCGCTGACATCAACTGCAGCATCTACAACCAAGCTAACTGTTCCAACTGTAGTGTCGAGAACCTCCAGCAGTGTCAGCACAACATTCACCACTGCTGTAGTCGTGACGACTAGAATTTCCTCGTCCCCTCCGACAACATCATTGACACCAAGCCCCTCGTCAGTGTTTTTGAAGACTACGTCAGTGACAACGCCTGCCTCTAGTCTCCTGACATCCACAACAACTTTGATGACTACATCAACCACTACTCCACCGAAGAGTG AAATCCTTTTTATGGATTCGGTGCTTGAGCTGTACAAGCCCGGCAAGCTGAGCTGCACTCACATCGGCAACGACTGGTCCTTCGTGGTGCTCCTCCGGAACGACACGGACACCATAGCCGGGTACCAGAACGTCTTCGGGTGCACGCAGATGGTCGGGTGCAACACTTTCCTCGCCAATATGGACCTGGAGGACACCCAAGTGGGGTTCAACAACACCTTCACACTGATCTTCAACAATGTCTCGTGTTCTGACCAGCGCTTGTACACGTGTCAGGAGGTCATCGTGGGTCTCACAGCCAGCGCTTTCGTCAAGGTGGAAG TTCCTAAAAGTCTCCAGAGACTGGACATTTCTGTGCCTCAGACCATCAGCAGCGCAACTCCAACAACGGTTTCGTGTTCTGCCCGAGTGGAGGCTGAGAGCGGATCTGTGTTCTGGGAAATCGCAGACCCTGGGAGCTCCACCTTTGTTCACATAGTCCTCAGTGGGGCTTCCAGAACCGAGGCTGTGTTTGACGAGTGCTTGCGTGACGTCACTCTGAGGGCTCGACACACTTTCAGTGCTTCTCAGAATGGAGCAAAACTTCGTTGCAGGACAATATTTCCAGAATCACTTTCGCCAGAGGTCGTCTTAAATATAGTTTGA